The window CCCATGAGTGGCCAAGGGAAAGTATTTGGCCAAGCGATCATGCAAGGCTTTATGGATGCGCAAAAAGGCCTACCTCAAGGGTCTGCCCCTCAAGCTGCCGTAACACCAGCGAGTAGTGGAAATGATGTCCTCGACCAAATCTATGAACAAGTTGCGGCAACCACAGGTAATGCCCCTACTACTAGCGATAGCGATGTAGTGACATCCGCTTTGCGTATCGATGCCGCCCCTGTGAACACCCAAAGCGTCAAGGTGTTTGATACGACAAACAAGCAAATGCCTGAGCTTATTGAACAAGCAAAAAATGAAGGCTTTAATCTCATTGTTGGGCCATTATTAAAAAGTGATGTTCAAAGCATTACCCAAATGGGGGCACCTGTTAGTGTGCTCGCGCTCAATGAACTTGATGCGAACCAATTACAGCCTCGACCAAATCTTTGCTATTTTTCATTATCGCCAGAAGATGAAGCACAAAATGCAGCGGCTTACATGAAAGCTGAGGGCAAGCAAATGCCATTGGTATTAGTTCCAGCTAATGCTTTCGGTGATAGGATAGCCAAAGCCTTTGCCCAAGGGTGGCAAGAAAAAGGCGGCGGGACCGTTCTAATGCAAACCTTTGGCTCAATCCCTTCTTTAAAAGAGTCAATTAATCGTGGTGCAGGGATCCGTATGACTGGAACGCCAGTGAATACGGGTACACAGTCGATAGATACACAATCAATAGATCCACAATATATCGATTCAACAGGGGCGATTGACAGCGTTTATATTGTTGCTACTCGTGATGAGCTCACCTTAATCAAGCCAATGATTGAAATGGCGATTAGCTCCCGCTCTCGTCCTGCACTTTATACAAGCTCCCGTAGTAACCAAGCAGGGTCTGGTGCAGACTATCGCTTTGAAATGGATGGCGTTAAATTTAGCGAAATCCCTTTACTCGCAGGCGCAAACAATAACTTACGTAAACAAGCTCAACAAAAGCTGAGTAATGATTACTCTTTATTCCGTTTATATGCCATGGGTATTGATGCATGGTCTTTAGCCAACAATTACGACAAGCTGCAACAATCTGGGCAATTTCGTATCAATGGCGCATCCGGGACCTTAAGCACAACACCAAACTGTGTGGTGTACCGAGAATTACCTTGGCTGCAATTTAAACAAGGTAAAGTGGTTTCGGCGCAATAGCATCATTCAATACCTCACTTTTTTTCAGACAAGGACGTCATGAAAATTATGCCAAAAGCCATACAATGGTTAACAGGCCGGTACTATGAGAACCAAGTACTCGCTTTCCTGCAACAACAGGGATTAACATTTGTCGAACGTAATGCAAGGAACCGAGGCGGAGAAATCGACCTCATCATGCGAGATAATACAGGTTGGG is drawn from Providencia huaxiensis and contains these coding sequences:
- a CDS encoding penicillin-binding protein activator — translated: MRPSIFLHLKKGLMCTAMLSTFALSGCQIVSEYFPSTQKTPEQSTSDNASHYQAIIDAAQGKPSMEAIRAYISQEPLLKTAAERQANIDGLWQMLTQLTPEQIHGVGADENILQGWVDLLDIYQNNRDDTDALLAGYNDWKMRYSNNPAVTTTPTLLQQAMIPQVGKTPKIALFLPMSGQGKVFGQAIMQGFMDAQKGLPQGSAPQAAVTPASSGNDVLDQIYEQVAATTGNAPTTSDSDVVTSALRIDAAPVNTQSVKVFDTTNKQMPELIEQAKNEGFNLIVGPLLKSDVQSITQMGAPVSVLALNELDANQLQPRPNLCYFSLSPEDEAQNAAAYMKAEGKQMPLVLVPANAFGDRIAKAFAQGWQEKGGGTVLMQTFGSIPSLKESINRGAGIRMTGTPVNTGTQSIDTQSIDPQYIDSTGAIDSVYIVATRDELTLIKPMIEMAISSRSRPALYTSSRSNQAGSGADYRFEMDGVKFSEIPLLAGANNNLRKQAQQKLSNDYSLFRLYAMGIDAWSLANNYDKLQQSGQFRINGASGTLSTTPNCVVYRELPWLQFKQGKVVSAQ